The Vigna unguiculata cultivar IT97K-499-35 chromosome 6, ASM411807v1, whole genome shotgun sequence genome contains a region encoding:
- the LOC114188352 gene encoding AT-hook motif nuclear-localized protein 28-like: MSNNPTPIANPDPVSSEDHHIGSSSQPSPPPALPPPPPPPTSTDQHVTNPSSSKPRGRPLGSKNKTKSTPPPVPLPTEPSVELLVVTVEPNRDIMECILDIAHQDHVSLSIISAIGMINSVTLRNSTHGAPSLVLHGPFKLLSLTGSYLYKNEYTLHLGATPPRPLSFGINLSAGNGEIFTGVVGGRVVAGEGVSLTVSTFKNPHILKYAAESGEGDENNSDDD; this comes from the coding sequence ATGAGCAACAATCCAACGCCAATCGCTAACCCAGATCCCGTTTCCTCCGAGGACCACCACATTGGCTCCTCCTCCCAACCGAGTCCACCACCGgcgctaccaccaccaccaccaccacccacCTCCACCGATCAGCATGTCACGAACCCATCTTCAAGTAAGCCACGTGGCAGGCCCCTAGGTTCCAAGAACAAGACAAAGTCCACCCCTCCGCCAGTTCCCCTACCAACTGAGCCCTCCGTAGAGCTTCTGGTTGTCACTGTGGAACCAAACAGGGACATCATGGAGTGCATCCTCGACATTGCTCACCAAGACCACGTGAGCCTCTCCATTATTAGTGCCATCGGAATGATCAACAGTGTAACCCTTCGCAACTCAACCCATGGTGCCCCATCCCTCGTCCTCCATGGGCCGTTCAAATTACTCTCCCTCACTGGCTCCTACTTGTACAAAAACGAATACACCCTTCACCTCGGAGCCACCCCTCCCCGCCCCTTATCCTTTGGAATCAACCTCTCCGCCGGTAACGGTGAAATCTTTACCGGCGTTGTCGGCGGCAGAGTCGTCGCAGGTGAGGGCGTCAGCTTGACAGTTTCCACCTTCAAGAATCCTCATATTTTGAAGTACGCTGCTGAAAGTGGAGAAGGTGATGAGAATAACAGCGACGATGATTAG